AGTTGGCGCACGATGCCCTGGCGCATCTGAAAGTCGGCATGCGGATTTGAAATTCAACGATTTCAAATATTTGGATAATTTACACATAGCCCGACTGTGTCAGTCGGGCGATTCGGCCATACTCAAATTGTCCGACTATCCGATTTCATCTTGTCCCGCCCAGACGGCGAGCGCTATAGTTCTATCATGGCTAACTCAACCGACAAGTCGCAGCCGGCGGCGCAGGGCGAATCGTCCGGCATGTCGCTGGATCAACTCAGCCAGGCGTTTGCGGCCATGCTGGGGCCGTCCAGCCAATCGTCCGGTACGCCCCTGGTTGTCGCCGGCGATCCGGTTCTGGCGGCAGACACCAACGAAGTCGCGCAGAACCGCGCCCAGCCCGATTCGCCGGTCCCCGCGGAGGCCACGCCCGACGATGCCTTTCCCATCACCCCCCGCGCAATTTTGGAAGCCATGCTGTTTGTCGGCCGGCCCGACAATCTGCCGCTCACCAGCGAGCAAATGGCCGGGCTGATGCGCGGCGTAACTGCGGAAGAAATCGATGCCTTAATTTGCGATTTGAATGCCCAGTACTTGGCCAACGGCGCCCCCTACACCATCGCTTCTCAAGGCGCCGGCTATCGTTTGGTGCTAGAGCGCGAATT
This genomic stretch from Pirellulales bacterium harbors:
- a CDS encoding SMC-Scp complex subunit ScpB yields the protein MANSTDKSQPAAQGESSGMSLDQLSQAFAAMLGPSSQSSGTPLVVAGDPVLAADTNEVAQNRAQPDSPVPAEATPDDAFPITPRAILEAMLFVGRPDNLPLTSEQMAGLMRGVTAEEIDALICDLNAQYLANGAPYTIASQGAGYRLVLEREFGPVQERMLGRTRATRLSPVAIEVLAMVAYNEPLTAAEVNRLRGAPSGHVLRHLVRRRLLRLERGEGKPSQAKYFTTPRFLEVFRLQSLADLPRSDDLAKH